From a single Pseudomonas serboccidentalis genomic region:
- the pobA gene encoding 4-hydroxybenzoate 3-monooxygenase: MKTLKTQVAIIGAGPSGLLLGQLLHNAGIDTLILERQTPEYVLGRIRAGVLEQGMVELLRQAGVGARMDAEGLVHSGFDLALDGRLAHIDLQGLTGGKTVMVYGQTEVTRDLMAARREAGAPTIYAASHVVPHGMKSDEAFVTFEKDGETWRLDCDYIAGCDGFHGVARQSIPEDCLKIFERVYPFGWLGILADTPPVHEELVYARHERGFALCSMRSATRTRYYLQVPAEENVADWSDQRFWDELKTRLPAALAKKLVTGPSIEKSIAPLRSFVVEPMQYGRMFLLGDAAHIVPPTGAKGLNLAASDVSTLFNILLKVYREGRTDLLEKYSEICLRRVWKAERFSWWMTSMLHRFEEHDDFSQRISASELDYFVSSEAGRKTIAENYVGLPYEAIE; this comes from the coding sequence CTGAAAACGCTGAAAACCCAAGTCGCCATCATTGGCGCCGGTCCCTCCGGATTGCTCCTCGGCCAGTTGCTGCATAACGCTGGCATCGACACCCTGATTCTTGAACGCCAGACACCCGAATACGTGCTTGGGCGAATTCGCGCCGGCGTGCTTGAACAAGGCATGGTAGAGCTGTTGCGCCAGGCCGGCGTGGGCGCGCGGATGGACGCCGAAGGGTTGGTGCACAGCGGCTTCGATCTGGCATTGGACGGGCGTCTGGCCCACATCGATCTGCAGGGTTTGACCGGCGGAAAAACCGTCATGGTTTACGGCCAGACCGAAGTCACTCGTGACCTGATGGCCGCTCGTCGGGAGGCCGGTGCGCCGACGATTTACGCGGCGAGCCATGTCGTTCCGCACGGCATGAAAAGCGACGAGGCGTTTGTCACCTTCGAAAAGGACGGTGAAACCTGGCGCCTCGATTGCGACTACATCGCCGGTTGCGACGGTTTTCACGGCGTGGCCCGGCAGTCGATTCCCGAGGACTGCCTGAAGATTTTCGAACGGGTCTATCCGTTCGGCTGGCTGGGGATTCTCGCCGACACCCCGCCGGTGCACGAGGAACTGGTCTACGCCCGCCATGAACGCGGCTTTGCCCTGTGCAGCATGCGTTCGGCCACGCGTACCCGTTACTACCTGCAGGTGCCGGCCGAAGAAAACGTCGCAGACTGGTCTGATCAGCGCTTTTGGGATGAACTCAAAACACGCTTGCCCGCCGCGCTTGCCAAGAAACTGGTCACCGGCCCGTCGATTGAAAAAAGCATCGCGCCGCTGCGCAGTTTCGTCGTCGAACCGATGCAGTACGGGCGGATGTTTCTGCTCGGTGATGCCGCGCACATTGTTCCGCCCACCGGCGCCAAGGGCCTGAACCTGGCCGCCAGCGATGTCAGTACGCTGTTCAATATTCTGTTGAAGGTCTATCGCGAGGGCCGCACCGATCTGCTGGAGAAGTACTCGGAAATCTGCCTGCGTCGCGTATGGAAAGCCGAACGGTTTTCCTGGTGGATGACCTCGATGCTGCACCGTTTCGAGGAGCATGATGACTTCAGCCAACGGATAAGCGCCTCGGAGCTGGACTATTTCGTCAGCTCCGAAGCCGGCAGAAAAACCATTGCAGAAAATTACGTCGGACTTCCGTATGAGGCTATCGAATAG
- a CDS encoding MDR family MFS transporter codes for MTNLNHPETPKPAIRSVLVALMLAIFLGALDQTIVAVSMPAISAQFKDVSLLAWVISGYMVAMTVAVPIYGKLGDLYGRRKLMLFGMGLFTLASLFCGMAQSMEQLVLARILQGIGAGGMISVSQAIIGDIVPPRERGRYQGYFSSMYAVASVAGPVLGGYMTEYLSWRWVFLINLPLGLGAYWVARRNLRGLPIPQRKPIIDYLGTLLMIIGLTALLLGITQVGQGHSWRSSEVLGLFACAVLVLAVFVWHERRAREPLLPMHLFTNRNALLCWCTIFFTSFQAISLIVLMPLRFQSVTGAGADSAALHLLPLAMGLPIGAYFAGRRTSITGRYKPQILTGATLMPISILGMAFSPPEATLLSGLFMLLSGIAGGMQFPTSLVGTQNSVEQRDIGVATSTTNLFRSLGGAVGVALMSALLLALLQDSSFAHLASSSLISEGHSGNVLLDGLNAAPGDAQNALRAELSVTFRHLLWVSTAVSLLGLAAAIAMPNNLLRGREHGAK; via the coding sequence GTGACCAACCTCAATCACCCTGAAACGCCCAAACCGGCCATTCGCAGCGTGCTGGTCGCGCTGATGCTGGCGATCTTTCTCGGCGCGCTGGACCAGACCATCGTCGCCGTGTCGATGCCCGCCATCTCCGCACAATTCAAGGACGTCAGCCTGCTGGCCTGGGTGATTTCCGGCTACATGGTGGCAATGACCGTGGCGGTGCCGATCTACGGCAAGCTCGGGGATCTGTACGGGCGACGCAAACTGATGTTGTTCGGCATGGGCCTGTTCACCCTCGCCTCGCTGTTCTGCGGCATGGCGCAGAGCATGGAACAACTGGTGCTGGCGCGGATTCTCCAGGGCATCGGCGCCGGCGGGATGATTTCGGTCAGCCAGGCGATCATCGGCGACATCGTCCCGCCCCGCGAACGTGGGCGTTATCAGGGTTACTTCAGCAGCATGTACGCAGTCGCCAGTGTCGCCGGGCCGGTGCTCGGCGGCTACATGACCGAATACCTGTCGTGGCGCTGGGTGTTTCTGATCAACCTGCCGCTGGGGCTTGGCGCGTATTGGGTGGCGCGACGCAACCTGCGCGGGCTGCCGATTCCGCAGCGCAAACCGATCATCGACTACCTTGGCACCCTGCTGATGATCATCGGCCTGACCGCATTGCTGCTGGGCATCACCCAGGTCGGTCAGGGCCATTCGTGGCGCAGCAGCGAAGTGCTGGGACTGTTCGCCTGTGCAGTGCTGGTGCTGGCGGTGTTCGTCTGGCATGAACGCCGGGCGCGCGAGCCTTTGCTACCGATGCACTTGTTCACCAACCGCAATGCACTGCTGTGCTGGTGCACGATTTTCTTCACCAGTTTCCAGGCGATCTCGCTGATCGTGCTGATGCCGCTGCGCTTCCAGAGCGTCACCGGCGCCGGGGCCGACAGTGCCGCGTTACACCTGTTGCCGTTGGCCATGGGCTTGCCGATCGGTGCCTATTTCGCCGGCCGGCGCACCTCAATCACCGGGCGCTACAAGCCGCAGATCCTGACCGGGGCGACCTTGATGCCGATCTCGATTCTCGGCATGGCGTTCAGTCCACCCGAGGCGACGTTGCTCAGTGGTTTGTTCATGTTGCTCAGCGGCATCGCTGGCGGCATGCAGTTCCCGACGTCGCTGGTCGGTACACAAAACTCGGTGGAACAACGCGACATCGGCGTGGCCACCAGCACCACCAATCTGTTCCGCTCACTGGGCGGCGCGGTGGGTGTGGCGTTGATGTCGGCGCTGTTGCTGGCCTTGTTGCAGGATTCGAGTTTCGCCCATCTGGCGAGCAGTTCGCTGATCAGCGAGGGCCATTCGGGCAACGTGCTGCTGGACGGTTTGAACGCGGCCCCCGGGGATGCACAGAACGCCTTGCGCGCCGAGCTTT